The Acidobacteriota bacterium genome contains the following window.
CGCGGGGATGTAAAGGGCATTCCGGGACGAATAGCCGATCTGGAAAGAAGTCTTGGAGCGACCTCCGCTCCTGGTGCTCCGAAACGCATCAGTATGGGGGCGAGTTGGCTTGATCTGCCTGTTAAGATACTTGGCGTTTCAATCGGTAAAGATCCTGTTTCATTTGACCAGGACATTTCGGCTCGGCCCGACTGGCTAAACGGGCTTGCGATCAAGATCAAGAATACTTCCGGAAAAACCATCACGCGGATGAATTTCAGCTTGGATTTTAGTGAGACGAATGGATCTGGGGGGCGTATGATTTACGATCTCGCTTACGGCCCTCCGCCGGGAGTTACAAACTTGCAAGCGCATAATAAAGCCGAAACACCGATACCGCCCGATGGAGTTTTTGAATTCGGTCTTGATGAGAGCGAGTATCCGCGTCTAAAAAAATACATCGAGAGCCGACAACCGCTCGATTCGTTAGCCCGATTGCATATTACATTTCAAGCGGTCTACTACGATGATAAAACCGGCTGGATGGGCGGGGCGATCATGCAAGATCCGGAAAATCCGCGTCGATGGGTATCCGTTAAGCCTTAAGTTTCCTTGTCCGGGTATCCCGTGGTTAGAAGTGACCGACCACGGAAAACACGGAACGGCACGGAGTAAGATGTGAAGACAAAAATCAGAATATGAAAACTCTCACACTCACATTCACCTTATTTCTGGCAGCTCTTGGCGGCCTTCAAATAACAGTTTCCGCTCAGAATATTGAGAAGACGCTGATCAAGTCGGGTGGGAAGGAGCGGGTCTATTATTTGTTTGTGCCGGAGAGGTTGGATGCTGAGAAGCCAGTCCCTTTAGTCGTTTTGCTTCATGGTTCTGGACGAAACGGGATGTCGCTGGCCGAGAAGTGGAAGGACCTGGCCAAGAAGGAGCGGTTTATTATCGCGGGGCCGGACGCTTCGGACTTGAAGGGCTGGGCGATACCGGCGGACGGGCCCGATTATATTTATGAGCTGGTCGAGAGTCTGAAAGGGAAGTATCCGGTCGACGCAAAGCGGGTGTATTTGTTCGGGCATTCTGCGGGTGCGGGGATCGCGATCTATTTTTCTCTGCTGGAGTCGGAGTATTTTGCGGCGACGGCGATTCACGCCGGGGCTTTGCCGAAGAGCAACAGCTCGATGATCAACGAGGCTAAGCGTAAGGTACCATTCTCGATATTTATCGGAACCGACGACCGGATGGTGCCGGTGGCTGCGGTGCGTTCGACGCGCGATGCTCTGACCGCCGCAGGGTTTACAGTCGACTATCACGAGATGAACGGCCACACGCACGACTATTACGGCAAGTCGGGCGAGATCAACTCTAAGGCTTGGGAGTTCCTGAAAAGGCACGACCTCAAGGCGGAGCCGAAATACGAAAAACTAAATTTTCGCGAGAGATAGATCGGCGATTCGAGTTGCCGATTCGTTCGATGAACCAATTTTGAGCAAGATCAAGCGATGGTCAGGATCTTACGACCAAACACGTTCGACCGATCTGCAAAATAACTCTACCAATCACAGCGATCGTCCTCGATAAAGAGCGTATTTCGTTCGACCAAACTTTCAATTCGAGTGCGACGTAATTGAAAAGAGGCTACCCTTTCGGATGGCCTCTCTCTGCATTGTTCTTGTTAAGAAAAACTACTTCTTCTCGATCTTCGTCAGGTCCGTCGGCTCGGCCGGGAGGAAGTGGCGTGGGTTGATCGATTTGTCGTTGAGACGGAGTTCGTAGTGAAGGTGCGGGCCGGTCGAGCGGCCGGTGGAGCCGATCAGGCCGATGAGCTGGCCGCGGGTGATGGTGGCTCCGACCTCAGTCTCGATCTTCGACATGTGGCCGTAGCGTGACGTCAGGCCGTTGCCGTGGTCGATCTCGACCATGTTGCCATAACCGCCGGTAAAGCCGGCTTTGATGACCGTTCCGTTGCCCGGAGCGATGACCATGTCGCCGCGTTCGCCGTCGATGTCCATGCCCGGGTGAAACTCGTAAGAGCGTCCGCCGAACGGATTGCGTCGGAAGCCAAATTCGTTATTTATCTTGCCGAGGTGTGCCCACATGGTCGGCAGGAATGCCGGATTCGTGGTGGCACGGATCTGTTTGAGTTGATTCTCGAGCTCGTTGTCTTCGCCATCTACCTCAGCACCATCATCCGGGCCGCCGCTGTTGAGAGCGAGATCGGTCGGGGTAGAAGGGCGTGTGTAGTAGGTTGTTTCTGGCTGGGCTGCGGGAATTTCTACGGGTTGGGCTGCGATCTGAGTTGTAATTGCCGATGTAGTAGCTGCCGATTCAGCGAGGGCTGCATTTCTAACGATGCCGCTCATTCCGATCGAGAGGGCTGAAATACCAAGTAATAGAAAAATGCCTACGGTACCAAAATGCAAATAGCTTTTTCTAACAGCTACTCGCTTAATATAGATCTTCGTCTTTGATGAATGCGCTAAAAGAAAAGTATACGACTTATCGTTTTTCTGCATTGTGCCTTAAAGCTCCTTTTAATGATCTTGCGCACCGTAACATATTGCAGTTACGATACTTGGAATCACGCAAGAATAGCCGCGAGCGACTAACGCGAAACCTAGACAAGCGTTTACCTTTCCAGGCAAACTCTTGCTGTCGTGGGTGACCAATTTTTAAACTTCCTTAAAAAAACCTTACAGGAACTATTATAAAAACATAAGCCGCTCGAAAAGGCAAGCTTTCAAAGCTTGATCTATCGGAGCGGCTCATGGCCCGAATGCGAGCTATTTTCTACTGATCCCGGCGGCGGCTATTTTGCATTCCGCGAAATATCATGAATCCGACCCCAGCAAAAACGGCGATAAATGCCAGGACGATCAACACTTTGATCGCTACCGAAATGAACCCGACAAAGCCTACCAGTGCTTTCAACAAAACGATAACAAGCGCGAGGATCGCGATAATACTGCCACCGACGGATGCGACTTTTAGCATAAATAAAACTCCTGCTTACTAGATATCTCTCCAGCTTCCGCTTCGCGAGCGATCGGAAAAATCGTTTTGAGCGACCCTGTAGTCAGCCTCATTATAGCGCGGATTCGTCAAAGCGAAGCTAGTGGATGCAGATGACTGGTTCCATTTTGACGTGTCGGTCTTCGGTTTGAAGATATAGCCTTTCAGTAAATAGATACCAAGACCAATTAGCATCAGCGGTAAAAGCCCGCGAACAAGCCCTCGAACCGGGAACAGATTCTGCAAGACGAACGCAAATCCGAGAGCGAGCAAAGCGATACCCCAAAGTTTCGGGTTCCCCGAAAAACGCCTGACCAGAATATCATCCGCCACATCCGGCGTCAGGCCGGAGCGGATCATCTGAGCCGTTCGGAACGAATCAAGTGCAGCAAAGCCCCACATTCCCATCATTCCAAACAGGAACAGCGGCGTGCCGGACAAAAGTGCCATTTGGAACAGGCCTATAAAGATACCGAAATAGACGAGAGCCTTAACGGTTTGTCCGTTATATGCGGCTCCAAGGCCCGGGCAGAACATTGAGAGCAATGTCGCGATGACGGGCGAAGTTCGCTTCTTAACGTAAGGGATATGATTCGTCTGAGTCTGCTGCTGGCGAAGAAGGTCTACGCCCAAAACTATACAGTCCTGGCAATACGGGAAGCCTTTGATCCGGTGGTCGCACGCCGGGCAGAGTGCCTTTCCGCAACCGTTGCAGCTAACTACTGCCGCGTTTTGACTGTGATAAGCACAATTCATTAATTATTGCCCCCGTTCGAGACAGGTACGGTTCCGGTGACAGGATCCTGATTCGGCGCCTGTTCGGCTGCAGCCTTTCCGTTCCAAACATCTGCACCTTGCTGGTACGTTTGCTTAGCAAGCTGAACACTTTCCTGATAAACACCGGCGATCGAGCCGTCAGCCGACACCGTCTGGCTGAACATAAAGAACGCGAGCATGATCATCATCGCGACCGGAGCAAGCTGCGGAACGCCGATCGGGAATCTAAGCCCACGGACCCATTCGCCGACGCGTGACGTGAGCGAAGCTTTAACTTCTTCAGGCTTAGCGGTGCCGAGCGTGAGGTTCATGATCCGTTCGTGAAGCCCTGCGGGAACCGCGAGTTCGTCCATCTTATATGTATAGAGCGAAGCGATGGAGCGGACGACCATGCCCGGCAGGTCTTCGCAGGCGTTGCAGAGAGCTGCGTGGCGTTCCCAGCGGTGGAATGCCGCTGCGGGTAAAAATCCGTCAAGATAATCGGTCAGGTGATCCTCGAAATTCTCGCAGGTCATCGCCGTCTCCGGCATCGTCATCGACAGCACACGGGCCTCGAGACGCGTCATCGGCATCGCCGGTGCGGATATCTTGCGGCAAACTTCGAGCGAATCCTTAACGTCATTGAGCAGGGAATGACACAGCGGGCACGCTAAGGCGTGTGCCGCGACAGACTTGTGAGCCGTGCTCTCAAGCGTCTTGTCCAAATAATCGGTCAACAGTTCTT
Protein-coding sequences here:
- a CDS encoding M23 family metallopeptidase, producing the protein MQKNDKSYTFLLAHSSKTKIYIKRVAVRKSYLHFGTVGIFLLLGISALSIGMSGIVRNAALAESAATTSAITTQIAAQPVEIPAAQPETTYYTRPSTPTDLALNSGGPDDGAEVDGEDNELENQLKQIRATTNPAFLPTMWAHLGKINNEFGFRRNPFGGRSYEFHPGMDIDGERGDMVIAPGNGTVIKAGFTGGYGNMVEIDHGNGLTSRYGHMSKIETEVGATITRGQLIGLIGSTGRSTGPHLHYELRLNDKSINPRHFLPAEPTDLTKIEKK
- a CDS encoding dienelactone hydrolase family protein encodes the protein MKTLTLTFTLFLAALGGLQITVSAQNIEKTLIKSGGKERVYYLFVPERLDAEKPVPLVVLLHGSGRNGMSLAEKWKDLAKKERFIIAGPDASDLKGWAIPADGPDYIYELVESLKGKYPVDAKRVYLFGHSAGAGIAIYFSLLESEYFAATAIHAGALPKSNSSMINEAKRKVPFSIFIGTDDRMVPVAAVRSTRDALTAAGFTVDYHEMNGHTHDYYGKSGEINSKAWEFLKRHDLKAEPKYEKLNFRER